In Vigna radiata var. radiata cultivar VC1973A unplaced genomic scaffold, Vradiata_ver6 scaffold_284, whole genome shotgun sequence, one genomic interval encodes:
- the LOC106779422 gene encoding uncharacterized protein LOC106779422, translating to MHQSRYALDMLNKFDMLHCNSANTLAEVSLKLEKDPGEEGVNLIEYREMVGSLRYICHTKPDLSSNVGVISRFMQSPRISHLNAAKHMLRYLKGTYTYGIFLPRGEPRTKVQITSYSDSDLCEDKGDRKSTVGYIFFLGGAPISWNSTKESVGALSSYEAEYIVVYEVRYVI from the coding sequence ATGCATCAGTCCAGATATGCATTGgacatgttaaataaatttgacaTGCTTCATTGCAATTCTGCAAATACTCTAGCAGAGGTGAGTTTGAAGCTGGAAAAGGATCCAGGAGAAGAAGGAGTTAATCTTATTGAGTATAGGGAAATGGTTGGGAGCCTAAGATATATATGCCATACAAAGCCAGATCTCAGCTCCAATGTGGGTGTTATTAGTAGATTTATGCAGAGTCCTAGAATATCTCATTTGAATGCTGCTAAGCATATGCTAAGATACTTGAAAGGTACATATACCTATGGAATATTTCTGCCGAGAGGAGAACCAAGAACAAAGGTACAAATTACCTCTTATTCAGACTCAGATTTGTGCGAGGATAAAGGTGACAGGAAGAGTACTGTTGGGTACATTTTCTTCCTTGGAGGAGCACCAATTTCATGGAATTCTACGAAAGAATCAGTAGGGGCTCTATCATCCTATGAGGCAGAATACATTGTTGTCTATGAGGTTCGCTATGTTATTTGA
- the LOC106779418 gene encoding uncharacterized protein LOC106779418 isoform X1 produces the protein MDIDHRKRKRASATLTQSRAQLHRNRSGQLRFDLVPSDEEPHAVPFPFHRTNSKKPKREHDEPLRILMKDLRARRVYSPPQSTNSSLIKGAFLKWTADDSDCTDVKLAEGPDMGLSREARSFDLGNAESLEENRKLQDCKGNNDGYCPEKIDGLDGKALPTTLPDSELCGISMQVLRPRFQGKLFKIPGSANYRRLCTFLRDGVREDSGTPKLGFGQKNEGGEKEKQHPFSSQNQEASKEELKTDGCITHEGKCLSEAKVDSTADNGVNGFRSDLPKDGLNQLSSHTNEVNAKPMDFTRSTQGHAGELFSFKPGKGKDFLKSKSVPRQNLHKKLFITPGGVSYKRLLPFLMNLTKDYSDTSKFDHQTHIQDEKEDVDSKRFQHTLSSQTEEASIVEHKTDSSPMHGAVESNGVENCVLVYTSNELSHAKRPILTPSQDLPELPIQWDSKEGVCDGLSAPSVNELMEKIVKDDECLTASELNPCSVMEVDFHSAKIVANVAQNEDRQESRRPKSESPLNDQIGLFVNSDVSELTLVHHSNREKGFTIGYEENKQSVNLDECESVDENVRNHVRVSNDLPRSLSEKIISGKFDMGGHSGDKVGRMRNEIVICSTMPSEGSNNNAREIKNEFESKITSVLRRCLQFNLWKHAGSLNCKRLFPFLLNSNSGTQHQIGLKNDSSTQKFQIPEFQSSRDSWEVTQLQDEQVASNGLCKTESSTDPSISDHEIELPVITKEKTTPPLSKTSIFSEIRGTSSFLISAGKQPETHKCGQSLSQLKVVGQLGDPAVGLRKGILKRNPRGCRGLCTCLNCVSFRLHAERAFEFSKNQLLEAEEVAHDLMKELSLLRNMLEKSADTVNINPVFDGSQVREACRKAFAAEKTAKDRLNQMQDDLNTHSRITSLKAPRVTFALNVEEKIIPPGR, from the exons ATGGACATCGACCACCGGAAGCGGAAACGTGCCTCTGCGACACTCACCCAAAGCAGAGCGCAGCTTCACCGGAACCGCTCCGGTCAACTCCGGTTTGATCTTGTCCCGAGTGATGAGGAACCCCACGCAGTACCCTTTCCCTTTCATCGAACCAATAGCAAGAAACCCAAGCGTGAGCACGACGAGCCTCTTCGCATTCTGATGAAGGACCTTCGCGCCAGGCGTGTCTATTCGCCTCCGCAGTCCACCAACTCCAGTTTGATCAAAGGCGCGTTTCTCAAGTGGACTGCCGACGATTCCGATTGTACGGATGTGAAACTTGCCGAAGGTCCCGATATGGGGCTTTCTCGTGAGGCTCGGAGCTTCGATCTAGGGAACGCTGAATCCTTAGAAGAGAACAGAAAATTGCAAGATTGCAAGGGAAATAACGACGGATATTGTCCAGAGAAAATTGATGGTTTGGATGGAAAAGCGTTACCAACGACACTACCTGATTCTGAG TTATGTGGGATCTCTATGCAGGTTCTCAGACCACGTTTCCAGGGAAAGTTGTTCAAGATCCCGGGTTCTGCCAATTACAGAAGGTTATGTACATTTCTTAGAGATGGCGTGAGAGAAGACTCTG GTACACCAAAATTGGGTTTTGGCCAGAAAAATGAGGGCGGAGAAAAGGAGAAACAACATCCTTTTTCGTCTCAAAATCAAGAGGCTTCTAAAGAAGAACTCAAGACCGACGGTTGCATCACGCATG AgggaaaatgtttgagtgaagcGAAGGTGGATTCCACTGCAGATAATGGTGTTAACGGTTTTAGAAGTGATTTACCCAAAGATGGCCTTAATCAATTGTCTAGCCACACGAATG AGGTTAATGCCAAACCCATGGATTTCACCAGAAGCACCCAAGGGCATGCTGGTGAactgttttcttttaaacctGGCAAGGGGAAGGATTTCCTCAAGAGTAAATCA GTGCCCAGACAGAACTTGCACAAGAAACTTTTTATAACCCCAGGTGGTGTCAGCTATAAAAGGTTGCTTCCATTTCTAATGAATCTTACCAAAGATTACTCTG ATACATCCAAATTTGATCATCAGACTCATATTCAAGATGAAAAGGAAGACGTGGATTCAAAGAGGTTTCAACATACTTTGTCATCTCAAACTGAAGAAGCTTCTATAGTTGAACACAAGACAGACAGCAGTCCCATGCATGGTGCAGTTGAATCCAATGGAGTGGAAAACTGTGTATTAGTTTATACTTCTAATGAGTTATCTCATGCCAAGCGACCAATATTGACACCTTCTCAAGACTTGCCTGAATTGCCAATCCAATGGGACTCAAAAGAAGGGGTATGTGACGGTCTATCTGCTCCCTCTGTCAACGAACTTAtggaaaaaattgttaaagacgATGAGTGCTTGACTGCTTCAGAACTTAATCCATGTTCAGTAATGGAGGTTGATTTTCACTCTGCTAAGATAGTTGCAAATGTTGCGCAAAATGAGGATCGCCAGGAATCCAGACGACCCAAGAGTGAGTCACCACTCAACGATCAAATTGGACTTTTTGTCAACAGTGATGTCTCTGAGCTTACATTAGTGCATCATTCAAATAGAGAAAAAGGATTCACTATCGGTTATGAGGAAAACAAGCAGTCTGTGAATCTGGATGAGTGTGAATCTGTTGATGAGAACGTCAGAAATCACGTCCGCGTTTCAAATGATTTACCCCGATCACTATCTGAGAAGATTATCTCAGGCAAATTTGACATGGGAGGACACAGTGGTGACAAAGTTGGAAGAATGCGGAATGAAATAGTTATATGTTCAACGATGCCTTCAGAAGGTAGTAATAACAATgctagagaaataaaaaatgagtttgaaTCCAAGATCACATCG GTTCTTAGACGTTGTCTGCAGTTTAATTTGTGGAAACATGCCGGATCTTTAAACTGCAAAAGACTGTTTCCATTTTTATTGAATA GTAATTCTGGTACTCAGCATCAAATAGGATTAAAAAATGATAGTTCAAcccaaaaatttcaaattcctGAATTTCAGTCATCTCGTGATTCATGGGAAGTGACTCAACTGCAAGATGAACAGGTTGCATCAAATGGTCTCTGCAAGACCGAGAGTTCTACTGATCCATCAATTTCTGATCATGAAATAGAATTGCCTGTCATAACCAAAGAAAAAACTACACCTCCCTTGTCCAAGACATCAATTTTCTCCGAAATTAGAGGAACTAGTTCTTTTCTGATATCTGCTGGGAAACAACCTGAGACACACAAATGTGGTCAGAGTTTGTCTCAACTGAAAGTCGTAGGACAACTTGGAGACCCTGCAGTTGGTTTAAGAAAaggaattttaaaaagaaatccaaGGGGATGCCGAGGACTTTGCACATGTTTGAACTGTGTTTCTTTTCGTCTTCATGCAGAAAGAgcatttgaattttctaaaaatCAATTGCTAGAAGCCGAAGAGGTTGCCCATGACCTTATGAAGGAATTATCTCTTCTTAGAAATATGTTAGAAAAATCAGCTGATACTGTCAACATCAATCCTGTTTTCGATGGAAGCCAG GTTAGAGAAGCTTGCAGGAAAGCATTTGCAGCGGAAAAAACTGCGAAGGACCGTCTTAATCAGATGCAAGATGATCTTAACACCCATAGCAGAATAACA AGCTTGAAGGCACCAAGGGTGACGTTTGCTCttaatgttgaagaaaaaatcattccacCGGGGCGGTAA
- the LOC106779418 gene encoding uncharacterized protein LOC106779418 isoform X3 — MGIDNTKNYSSLLGQVVLRPRFQGKLFKIPGSANYRRLCTFLRDGVREDSGTPKLGFGQKNEGGEKEKQHPFSSQNQEASKEELKTDGCITHEGKCLSEAKVDSTADNGVNGFRSDLPKDGLNQLSSHTNEVNAKPMDFTRSTQGHAGELFSFKPGKGKDFLKSKSVPRQNLHKKLFITPGGVSYKRLLPFLMNLTKDYSDTSKFDHQTHIQDEKEDVDSKRFQHTLSSQTEEASIVEHKTDSSPMHGAVESNGVENCVLVYTSNELSHAKRPILTPSQDLPELPIQWDSKEGVCDGLSAPSVNELMEKIVKDDECLTASELNPCSVMEVDFHSAKIVANVAQNEDRQESRRPKSESPLNDQIGLFVNSDVSELTLVHHSNREKGFTIGYEENKQSVNLDECESVDENVRNHVRVSNDLPRSLSEKIISGKFDMGGHSGDKVGRMRNEIVICSTMPSEGSNNNAREIKNEFESKITSVLRRCLQFNLWKHAGSLNCKRLFPFLLNSNSGTQHQIGLKNDSSTQKFQIPEFQSSRDSWEVTQLQDEQVASNGLCKTESSTDPSISDHEIELPVITKEKTTPPLSKTSIFSEIRGTSSFLISAGKQPETHKCGQSLSQLKVVGQLGDPAVGLRKGILKRNPRGCRGLCTCLNCVSFRLHAERAFEFSKNQLLEAEEVAHDLMKELSLLRNMLEKSADTVNINPVFDGSQVREACRKAFAAEKTAKDRLNQMQDDLNTHSRITSLKAPRVTFALNVEEKIIPPGR, encoded by the exons ATGGGGATAGATAACACGAAGAATTATTCTTCTCTTTTGGGCCAAGTT GTTCTCAGACCACGTTTCCAGGGAAAGTTGTTCAAGATCCCGGGTTCTGCCAATTACAGAAGGTTATGTACATTTCTTAGAGATGGCGTGAGAGAAGACTCTG GTACACCAAAATTGGGTTTTGGCCAGAAAAATGAGGGCGGAGAAAAGGAGAAACAACATCCTTTTTCGTCTCAAAATCAAGAGGCTTCTAAAGAAGAACTCAAGACCGACGGTTGCATCACGCATG AgggaaaatgtttgagtgaagcGAAGGTGGATTCCACTGCAGATAATGGTGTTAACGGTTTTAGAAGTGATTTACCCAAAGATGGCCTTAATCAATTGTCTAGCCACACGAATG AGGTTAATGCCAAACCCATGGATTTCACCAGAAGCACCCAAGGGCATGCTGGTGAactgttttcttttaaacctGGCAAGGGGAAGGATTTCCTCAAGAGTAAATCA GTGCCCAGACAGAACTTGCACAAGAAACTTTTTATAACCCCAGGTGGTGTCAGCTATAAAAGGTTGCTTCCATTTCTAATGAATCTTACCAAAGATTACTCTG ATACATCCAAATTTGATCATCAGACTCATATTCAAGATGAAAAGGAAGACGTGGATTCAAAGAGGTTTCAACATACTTTGTCATCTCAAACTGAAGAAGCTTCTATAGTTGAACACAAGACAGACAGCAGTCCCATGCATGGTGCAGTTGAATCCAATGGAGTGGAAAACTGTGTATTAGTTTATACTTCTAATGAGTTATCTCATGCCAAGCGACCAATATTGACACCTTCTCAAGACTTGCCTGAATTGCCAATCCAATGGGACTCAAAAGAAGGGGTATGTGACGGTCTATCTGCTCCCTCTGTCAACGAACTTAtggaaaaaattgttaaagacgATGAGTGCTTGACTGCTTCAGAACTTAATCCATGTTCAGTAATGGAGGTTGATTTTCACTCTGCTAAGATAGTTGCAAATGTTGCGCAAAATGAGGATCGCCAGGAATCCAGACGACCCAAGAGTGAGTCACCACTCAACGATCAAATTGGACTTTTTGTCAACAGTGATGTCTCTGAGCTTACATTAGTGCATCATTCAAATAGAGAAAAAGGATTCACTATCGGTTATGAGGAAAACAAGCAGTCTGTGAATCTGGATGAGTGTGAATCTGTTGATGAGAACGTCAGAAATCACGTCCGCGTTTCAAATGATTTACCCCGATCACTATCTGAGAAGATTATCTCAGGCAAATTTGACATGGGAGGACACAGTGGTGACAAAGTTGGAAGAATGCGGAATGAAATAGTTATATGTTCAACGATGCCTTCAGAAGGTAGTAATAACAATgctagagaaataaaaaatgagtttgaaTCCAAGATCACATCG GTTCTTAGACGTTGTCTGCAGTTTAATTTGTGGAAACATGCCGGATCTTTAAACTGCAAAAGACTGTTTCCATTTTTATTGAATA GTAATTCTGGTACTCAGCATCAAATAGGATTAAAAAATGATAGTTCAAcccaaaaatttcaaattcctGAATTTCAGTCATCTCGTGATTCATGGGAAGTGACTCAACTGCAAGATGAACAGGTTGCATCAAATGGTCTCTGCAAGACCGAGAGTTCTACTGATCCATCAATTTCTGATCATGAAATAGAATTGCCTGTCATAACCAAAGAAAAAACTACACCTCCCTTGTCCAAGACATCAATTTTCTCCGAAATTAGAGGAACTAGTTCTTTTCTGATATCTGCTGGGAAACAACCTGAGACACACAAATGTGGTCAGAGTTTGTCTCAACTGAAAGTCGTAGGACAACTTGGAGACCCTGCAGTTGGTTTAAGAAAaggaattttaaaaagaaatccaaGGGGATGCCGAGGACTTTGCACATGTTTGAACTGTGTTTCTTTTCGTCTTCATGCAGAAAGAgcatttgaattttctaaaaatCAATTGCTAGAAGCCGAAGAGGTTGCCCATGACCTTATGAAGGAATTATCTCTTCTTAGAAATATGTTAGAAAAATCAGCTGATACTGTCAACATCAATCCTGTTTTCGATGGAAGCCAG GTTAGAGAAGCTTGCAGGAAAGCATTTGCAGCGGAAAAAACTGCGAAGGACCGTCTTAATCAGATGCAAGATGATCTTAACACCCATAGCAGAATAACA AGCTTGAAGGCACCAAGGGTGACGTTTGCTCttaatgttgaagaaaaaatcattccacCGGGGCGGTAA
- the LOC106779418 gene encoding uncharacterized protein LOC106779418 isoform X2: protein MDIDHRKRKRASATLTQSRAQLHRNRSGQLRFDLVPSDEEPHAVPFPFHRTNSKKPKREHDEPLRILMKDLRARRVYSPPQSTNSSLIKGAFLKWTADDSDCTDVKLAEGPDMGLSREARSFDLGNAESLEENRKLQDCKGNNDGYCPEKIDGLDGKALPTTLPDSEVLRPRFQGKLFKIPGSANYRRLCTFLRDGVREDSGTPKLGFGQKNEGGEKEKQHPFSSQNQEASKEELKTDGCITHEGKCLSEAKVDSTADNGVNGFRSDLPKDGLNQLSSHTNEVNAKPMDFTRSTQGHAGELFSFKPGKGKDFLKSKSVPRQNLHKKLFITPGGVSYKRLLPFLMNLTKDYSDTSKFDHQTHIQDEKEDVDSKRFQHTLSSQTEEASIVEHKTDSSPMHGAVESNGVENCVLVYTSNELSHAKRPILTPSQDLPELPIQWDSKEGVCDGLSAPSVNELMEKIVKDDECLTASELNPCSVMEVDFHSAKIVANVAQNEDRQESRRPKSESPLNDQIGLFVNSDVSELTLVHHSNREKGFTIGYEENKQSVNLDECESVDENVRNHVRVSNDLPRSLSEKIISGKFDMGGHSGDKVGRMRNEIVICSTMPSEGSNNNAREIKNEFESKITSVLRRCLQFNLWKHAGSLNCKRLFPFLLNSNSGTQHQIGLKNDSSTQKFQIPEFQSSRDSWEVTQLQDEQVASNGLCKTESSTDPSISDHEIELPVITKEKTTPPLSKTSIFSEIRGTSSFLISAGKQPETHKCGQSLSQLKVVGQLGDPAVGLRKGILKRNPRGCRGLCTCLNCVSFRLHAERAFEFSKNQLLEAEEVAHDLMKELSLLRNMLEKSADTVNINPVFDGSQVREACRKAFAAEKTAKDRLNQMQDDLNTHSRITSLKAPRVTFALNVEEKIIPPGR from the exons ATGGACATCGACCACCGGAAGCGGAAACGTGCCTCTGCGACACTCACCCAAAGCAGAGCGCAGCTTCACCGGAACCGCTCCGGTCAACTCCGGTTTGATCTTGTCCCGAGTGATGAGGAACCCCACGCAGTACCCTTTCCCTTTCATCGAACCAATAGCAAGAAACCCAAGCGTGAGCACGACGAGCCTCTTCGCATTCTGATGAAGGACCTTCGCGCCAGGCGTGTCTATTCGCCTCCGCAGTCCACCAACTCCAGTTTGATCAAAGGCGCGTTTCTCAAGTGGACTGCCGACGATTCCGATTGTACGGATGTGAAACTTGCCGAAGGTCCCGATATGGGGCTTTCTCGTGAGGCTCGGAGCTTCGATCTAGGGAACGCTGAATCCTTAGAAGAGAACAGAAAATTGCAAGATTGCAAGGGAAATAACGACGGATATTGTCCAGAGAAAATTGATGGTTTGGATGGAAAAGCGTTACCAACGACACTACCTGATTCTGAG GTTCTCAGACCACGTTTCCAGGGAAAGTTGTTCAAGATCCCGGGTTCTGCCAATTACAGAAGGTTATGTACATTTCTTAGAGATGGCGTGAGAGAAGACTCTG GTACACCAAAATTGGGTTTTGGCCAGAAAAATGAGGGCGGAGAAAAGGAGAAACAACATCCTTTTTCGTCTCAAAATCAAGAGGCTTCTAAAGAAGAACTCAAGACCGACGGTTGCATCACGCATG AgggaaaatgtttgagtgaagcGAAGGTGGATTCCACTGCAGATAATGGTGTTAACGGTTTTAGAAGTGATTTACCCAAAGATGGCCTTAATCAATTGTCTAGCCACACGAATG AGGTTAATGCCAAACCCATGGATTTCACCAGAAGCACCCAAGGGCATGCTGGTGAactgttttcttttaaacctGGCAAGGGGAAGGATTTCCTCAAGAGTAAATCA GTGCCCAGACAGAACTTGCACAAGAAACTTTTTATAACCCCAGGTGGTGTCAGCTATAAAAGGTTGCTTCCATTTCTAATGAATCTTACCAAAGATTACTCTG ATACATCCAAATTTGATCATCAGACTCATATTCAAGATGAAAAGGAAGACGTGGATTCAAAGAGGTTTCAACATACTTTGTCATCTCAAACTGAAGAAGCTTCTATAGTTGAACACAAGACAGACAGCAGTCCCATGCATGGTGCAGTTGAATCCAATGGAGTGGAAAACTGTGTATTAGTTTATACTTCTAATGAGTTATCTCATGCCAAGCGACCAATATTGACACCTTCTCAAGACTTGCCTGAATTGCCAATCCAATGGGACTCAAAAGAAGGGGTATGTGACGGTCTATCTGCTCCCTCTGTCAACGAACTTAtggaaaaaattgttaaagacgATGAGTGCTTGACTGCTTCAGAACTTAATCCATGTTCAGTAATGGAGGTTGATTTTCACTCTGCTAAGATAGTTGCAAATGTTGCGCAAAATGAGGATCGCCAGGAATCCAGACGACCCAAGAGTGAGTCACCACTCAACGATCAAATTGGACTTTTTGTCAACAGTGATGTCTCTGAGCTTACATTAGTGCATCATTCAAATAGAGAAAAAGGATTCACTATCGGTTATGAGGAAAACAAGCAGTCTGTGAATCTGGATGAGTGTGAATCTGTTGATGAGAACGTCAGAAATCACGTCCGCGTTTCAAATGATTTACCCCGATCACTATCTGAGAAGATTATCTCAGGCAAATTTGACATGGGAGGACACAGTGGTGACAAAGTTGGAAGAATGCGGAATGAAATAGTTATATGTTCAACGATGCCTTCAGAAGGTAGTAATAACAATgctagagaaataaaaaatgagtttgaaTCCAAGATCACATCG GTTCTTAGACGTTGTCTGCAGTTTAATTTGTGGAAACATGCCGGATCTTTAAACTGCAAAAGACTGTTTCCATTTTTATTGAATA GTAATTCTGGTACTCAGCATCAAATAGGATTAAAAAATGATAGTTCAAcccaaaaatttcaaattcctGAATTTCAGTCATCTCGTGATTCATGGGAAGTGACTCAACTGCAAGATGAACAGGTTGCATCAAATGGTCTCTGCAAGACCGAGAGTTCTACTGATCCATCAATTTCTGATCATGAAATAGAATTGCCTGTCATAACCAAAGAAAAAACTACACCTCCCTTGTCCAAGACATCAATTTTCTCCGAAATTAGAGGAACTAGTTCTTTTCTGATATCTGCTGGGAAACAACCTGAGACACACAAATGTGGTCAGAGTTTGTCTCAACTGAAAGTCGTAGGACAACTTGGAGACCCTGCAGTTGGTTTAAGAAAaggaattttaaaaagaaatccaaGGGGATGCCGAGGACTTTGCACATGTTTGAACTGTGTTTCTTTTCGTCTTCATGCAGAAAGAgcatttgaattttctaaaaatCAATTGCTAGAAGCCGAAGAGGTTGCCCATGACCTTATGAAGGAATTATCTCTTCTTAGAAATATGTTAGAAAAATCAGCTGATACTGTCAACATCAATCCTGTTTTCGATGGAAGCCAG GTTAGAGAAGCTTGCAGGAAAGCATTTGCAGCGGAAAAAACTGCGAAGGACCGTCTTAATCAGATGCAAGATGATCTTAACACCCATAGCAGAATAACA AGCTTGAAGGCACCAAGGGTGACGTTTGCTCttaatgttgaagaaaaaatcattccacCGGGGCGGTAA